ATCACTTACTTTAATTTTATAATATTCTGCAACTTTTTTTTGAATATTATCAATAGTAACAAGTTTTTTTTGGAGAGCAAGTATATCTTGTAGTGCCTCTCTGACAAAATCTACAGTAATAGTTTGATGAGTAAAACGAGAATTAATAATTACTCGATTTAGAGCACCTTCTAATTCACGTACATTAGAACTTAAATTTTGAGCAATAAAAAAAGCAACTTCATGAGATAAAATGATATTTTTTTCATCAGCTTTTTTGATGAGAATAGCTATTCTAGTATCTAATTCTGGTGGATCTATTGCAACAGTAAGACCCCAACTAAACCTTGATTTAAGACGATCTTCAACACCATTAATTTCTTTAGGATAACGATCAGAGGTTAAAATAATTTGTTGATTACCTTCTAGTAAAGCATTAAATGTATGAAAAAATTCTTCTTGTGAATGTTCTTTATGTGCAAAAAACTGAATATCATCAATTAGTAAGACGTCAACAGAACGATAGTATAATTTAAATTTTTCAATAGAATTATTTTTTAATGCTTTAACCATATCTTGCACAAAACGTTCAGAATTCATATAAATGATTTTAATATTATATTTATATGTTAAGATTTCATTTCCTATAGCATGAAGCAAGTGAGTTTTACCTAATCCTGTTGCACCATATAAAAATAATGGATTATAAGAATAACTCAGTTTTTTTGCTACTTGAAATGCTGCAGATCGTGCAAGTTGATTAGATTTACCTTCTATAAAATTTTCAAAATTATGTTTTTTATTAATATTAGAATAATAAGAAATATTTTTAAATAATGGTATTTTATTGTAGATAAGTTTTGTATTCTTATTATAAGAATTGTTTGAAACATTTTTTGTTAGATTTTTCTCTTTATAAATTTGATATATTTTAAATTTAATTAATGGAGAATTAGTACCACAAAAATCTTGTAGTATTTTTTTTAAATGCATTAAATATTTATCTTGTACCCAGTCTAAAACAAATTCATTCGGAGCATATATTTCTAAAATATTATTGTTTATTTTGGCTTTCAGAGAGCGTATCCACATACTAAACTCTGTGGTGGGAAGCTCATCTTGCAACCGGTCAAGACACTGTTTCCAAAGACAAAGTGACACGGTAGACTCCCAGCGAACAAAATTAATAAAAATAAAATTTACAAAATGATTTTTTATATATATTTATTTTGATTTATATAATTTTATACAAAGTGTTAATATAAAATTATATTGTTTTATATTAAAAGTTATACAGTTTAAGATTGGTGAGTATAACGAAAAGGATATAATATATTTTTGAGATATTTTATTTATCTAAAGAAGTGATTTTAGATCTACTATTATTCTTATTAATAAAATTTTTGTTAATAAAAATACAGTCATCATAACAGAATATAAAATTAAAAATATTTTTTTAGATCGGTTTTTTCTAAATAGATTATTATTATGAAATATTTTTATGAATATTTTTTATATTTTTGATTTATAAATAAAGTTCATTGACTATATTATATAGAATAATTAATCTTAGTAAGATGCAATCTCATACATGATTTTTTATAAAATAGTTAGGTACAATTAAAATGAAACGAACTTTTCAACCTTCAATATTAAAACGTAATCGTTCACACGGTTTTAGAATGCGTATGGCAACTAAAAATGGCCGTTATATTTTATCACGAAGACGTGCTAAGTTAAGAACACGTTTAACTGTTTCAAGTAAGTAACAGGTTGATATTATGTTTAATTATTTTTTTCAAAAGAATAAACGATTATTGAGATCTATAAATTTTAAAGATGTTTTTAATAAGCCTTCTCACAAACAAAATACTTTAGAGGCAAGTATTTTAGGACGTTTTAATACTTTAGGATACCCCAGATTAGGTCTTAGTATACCGAGAAAAAACATTAAATATGCTCATACACGAAATTCAATTAAGCGTTTAATTCGTGAAACTTTTCGTTTATTACAACATCAATTACTATCAATGGATTTTGTAGTTATTGCAAAAAAAAATATTATTTATTTAAATAATAAATGCATTATAGATATGTTAAATAATTTATGGTCACATTATTATAATTAATTTTATTATTCATTTAATTTAAATTATCTGAAAATAATATAAATTTTTATTTTATTCTATGTTTATATATATTTTATAAATTTTTTAATCATGCAAAATTTATTAAAGTAATATTCTTTAAATCTAGGTAAAAAAATAATGTATCTTAAAAATTAAAGATAAAAGTGAATATTAATCATGGAAGTACAACGTAATTTTTTTATTTTTGCTTTTTTATTTTGTTCTTTTTTAATTTGGCAAGCTTGGCAAAATCAATCTTTTTTAAATAGTAAAAAAAATAGAAAAATAGATCCTATATTTCATATTGCTAATACAAAAACGAATGCTAAACAGATCATCATTAGAAATAATGTAGTGAGTTTGGTAGTTAATATGTATGGAGGAGATATTGAAAAAGCCTCTTTACTTATATATAAAGATCAACTACATTCATCTCAACCTTTGAAGTTACTTGATACCACATCTGATTTTGTTTATCAGGCTCAAAGTGGCTTAATTGGGAAAGATGGTCCGGATGATACTATAAATAATAGTAGACCATTGTATTTTTCTAATAAAAATTTTTTTGAATTAAAAAATAATGAAAAAGAATTACGTGTTCCTATAACATGGGTAAGTGATGAAGGTGTAATTTATAAAAAAACTTTTATTCTAAAATCAAATAGATATGATATTGAAGTTGAATATGATATTTATAACTCAACTCATCATATTTTGCAAATGAATATGTTTGGTCAAATAAAACAAACTAATATTTTACCTGAAGAACGTAATATTTATAGTAAAAATTTTGCGCTTCAAACTTTTCGCGGAGCGGCTTATTCAAGCATTGATAAAAAATATGAAAAATACAAATTTGATACTATTGCTAATAATCAAAATTTAAATATTATTACTGAAAATGGATGGGTTGCAATGTTACAGCAATATTTTGCAGTAGCATGGATTCCTCAAAATCTAGGTCAAAATATATTATATACATCTAATTTAGAAAATGGAATTGTTGCAATTGGCTATAAGTCTCCTACAATTAATATTAAACCTAATTCTCGATCGATTATAAAATCAAAATTATGGATTGGTCCTGAAATACAAAAGGAAATGAAATCAGTTGCACCATATTTAGATTTGACAGTAGATTATGGTTGGCTTTGGTTTTTATCTCAACCATTATTTAAGTTATTGACTATTTTATATAATATGTCAGGTAATTGGGGTTTTTCGATTATTCTTATTACTTTTATCATGAAAGGTATTACTTATCCCTTAACAAAAGCACAATATATTTCTATGTCAAAAATACGTTCATTACAACCTAAAATTCAAGATATTAAAGAAAAATATCAAAATGATAAACAACGAATTAGTAAGGAAATGATCGCTTTATATAAAAAAGAAAAAATTAATCCTCTCGGTGGATTTTTTCCTATTTTTGTTCAGATGCCAATTTTTTTATCTCTTTATTATATGTTAATAAGTTCTGTTGAACTGCGTCATGCACCTTTTATACTATGGATTCATGATTTATCTAGTCAAGATCCATATTATATATTACCGATTATGATGGGTTTAACAATGTTTTTTGT
The DNA window shown above is from Buchnera aphidicola (Macrosiphoniella sanborni) and carries:
- the dnaA gene encoding chromosomal replication initiator protein DnaA, whose product is MSLCLWKQCLDRLQDELPTTEFSMWIRSLKAKINNNILEIYAPNEFVLDWVQDKYLMHLKKILQDFCGTNSPLIKFKIYQIYKEKNLTKNVSNNSYNKNTKLIYNKIPLFKNISYYSNINKKHNFENFIEGKSNQLARSAAFQVAKKLSYSYNPLFLYGATGLGKTHLLHAIGNEILTYKYNIKIIYMNSERFVQDMVKALKNNSIEKFKLYYRSVDVLLIDDIQFFAHKEHSQEEFFHTFNALLEGNQQIILTSDRYPKEINGVEDRLKSRFSWGLTVAIDPPELDTRIAILIKKADEKNIILSHEVAFFIAQNLSSNVRELEGALNRVIINSRFTHQTITVDFVREALQDILALQKKLVTIDNIQKKVAEYYKIKVSDLLSRKRSRSIVRPRQMAMAMAKKFTKHSLPEIGDAFSGRDHTTVLHACRKIKQLQEENNEIKKDFLNLIKTLSM
- the rpmH gene encoding 50S ribosomal protein L34 → MKRTFQPSILKRNRSHGFRMRMATKNGRYILSRRRAKLRTRLTVSSK
- the rnpA gene encoding ribonuclease P protein component, with translation MFNYFFQKNKRLLRSINFKDVFNKPSHKQNTLEASILGRFNTLGYPRLGLSIPRKNIKYAHTRNSIKRLIRETFRLLQHQLLSMDFVVIAKKNIIYLNNKCIIDMLNNLWSHYYN
- the yidC gene encoding membrane protein insertase YidC, with product MEVQRNFFIFAFLFCSFLIWQAWQNQSFLNSKKNRKIDPIFHIANTKTNAKQIIIRNNVVSLVVNMYGGDIEKASLLIYKDQLHSSQPLKLLDTTSDFVYQAQSGLIGKDGPDDTINNSRPLYFSNKNFFELKNNEKELRVPITWVSDEGVIYKKTFILKSNRYDIEVEYDIYNSTHHILQMNMFGQIKQTNILPEERNIYSKNFALQTFRGAAYSSIDKKYEKYKFDTIANNQNLNIITENGWVAMLQQYFAVAWIPQNLGQNILYTSNLENGIVAIGYKSPTINIKPNSRSIIKSKLWIGPEIQKEMKSVAPYLDLTVDYGWLWFLSQPLFKLLTILYNMSGNWGFSIILITFIMKGITYPLTKAQYISMSKIRSLQPKIQDIKEKYQNDKQRISKEMIALYKKEKINPLGGFFPIFVQMPIFLSLYYMLISSVELRHAPFILWIHDLSSQDPYYILPIMMGLTMFFVQQTSSNNNITDPLQKNIMNFMPVIFTVFFLWFPSGLVLYYIISNLVTIIQQKFFLSHSYKI